The following proteins come from a genomic window of Corallococcus sp. NCRR:
- a CDS encoding DUF6068 family protein has protein sequence MRRPLFRAPLLLCSALLLSTGCESMKPRAVSPSDGTTATEQPDASAPAEASVLDAGVPTTDTSPSPWQRARVGDRVEYAFSAHRGRPGADTGVGVAGHVVLEVVAVQAPWAWLTVTFTDDQGKPLAHPRLSQSRVLPMRMEETQPWKEEHRGQRSAEQTTAAGRAWDARRFLDDRRPSDGPLQNRLYANEPGPLYLTHGLLDASTTLSGFGASGSQQLTLVSFRQGSDAEGTVPALDRPWGPGTWYDVRQDLSGTSSVRRVCLGAERGFVLRKELTGPTGDAPCADFRDAETQPLEEALLAAVSEAVSQPQQWPPVAAGTAPPRRETFTVAQHPIPAFVLEAPAGEGAERRVLVTTYAADPWGAAMNGLADEARFIPLADAVYRVPPKGKRVPEDGTALAGWGKWVIDGGR, from the coding sequence ATGCGACGCCCCCTCTTCCGCGCTCCCCTCCTGCTGTGCTCCGCCCTCCTCTTGAGCACCGGCTGCGAGAGCATGAAGCCCCGTGCCGTCTCCCCCTCCGACGGCACCACCGCCACCGAACAGCCCGACGCCTCCGCCCCGGCCGAGGCCTCCGTGCTGGACGCTGGCGTTCCCACCACGGACACCTCGCCCTCACCGTGGCAGCGCGCCCGCGTGGGCGACCGCGTGGAGTACGCCTTCTCCGCCCACCGGGGCCGCCCGGGCGCGGACACCGGCGTGGGCGTGGCGGGCCATGTCGTGCTGGAGGTCGTCGCCGTCCAGGCCCCCTGGGCGTGGCTCACCGTCACCTTCACGGATGATCAGGGCAAACCGCTGGCCCACCCTCGCCTCTCCCAGTCCCGCGTGCTGCCCATGCGCATGGAGGAGACGCAGCCCTGGAAGGAAGAACACCGCGGCCAGCGCTCCGCCGAACAGACCACCGCCGCCGGTCGCGCCTGGGACGCCCGCCGCTTCCTGGACGACCGCCGCCCCAGCGACGGCCCCCTCCAGAACCGCCTCTACGCCAATGAGCCCGGCCCGCTGTACCTCACCCACGGCCTGCTCGACGCCAGCACCACGCTCTCCGGCTTCGGCGCCAGCGGCAGCCAGCAGCTCACGCTCGTGTCCTTCCGCCAGGGCTCCGACGCCGAGGGCACCGTGCCCGCGCTCGACCGGCCCTGGGGCCCGGGCACCTGGTACGACGTGCGCCAGGACCTCTCCGGCACGTCCTCCGTGCGCCGCGTCTGCCTGGGCGCCGAGCGCGGCTTCGTCCTTCGCAAGGAGCTGACCGGCCCCACCGGCGACGCCCCCTGCGCCGACTTCCGCGACGCCGAAACACAGCCCCTGGAAGAGGCCCTGCTCGCCGCCGTCAGCGAAGCCGTCAGCCAACCGCAGCAGTGGCCCCCCGTCGCCGCCGGCACCGCGCCGCCGCGCCGGGAGACCTTCACCGTCGCCCAGCACCCCATCCCCGCCTTCGTCCTGGAAGCGCCCGCGGGCGAGGGCGCCGAGCGCCGCGTGCTGGTCACCACCTACGCCGCCGACCCCTGGGGCGCCGCGATGAACGGGCTCGCGGACGAGGCCCGCTTCATCCCGCTCGCCGACGCCGTCTACCGCGTCCCGCCGAAGGGCAAGCGCGTGCCCGAGGACGGCACCGCGCTCGCCGGCTGGGGCAAGTGGGTCATCGACGGCGGCAGGTAG
- a CDS encoding patatin-like phospholipase family protein yields the protein MRRHLTPLLMFLAATASGCSFLRTDVLLDTLNAPDSPEPKDMPVRVPAVERVAGLTRAQLTDSYLDPARAGAWMEALGASPEAVLDMSACLVQHAGNDTASCYENDGRTGYVDRTVKAPVWGVAMPAQSLSTATPAEEEVDAERFLANAMGIGPSLAALQQSLEVPLTREVLAQGIQRGAASAAAYVRARSWRRDLQRPSNAVVLSGGGANGAFSAGAMWRLLGILEQCRGKPAPEGCGDARIDLAAGTSTGALISTLVDLFHTPGQEANARRLLLGNYTCTVESDLYCVNSTWLWNLAEETRGLVKFDGVYAKLDQFIQPEMLHNGTELVSVSVDFQTGDVFSVSDQDPADFRPGASDKIRKGGMVHAIVASIAEPVLSNPAGRLPSAQGDRTGTYYDGGVRSGLPLLQAVQRGAERVLVISTGGMNPSPAMDPKNAMSVLMRTIDLFVAQPRVAEVQQAELLAVTRRLGEYNVCTLRGATEDFCRRKGGGFQPQLAGPGAGQSVWMGSARFDQVASSWRSTWMFKPETGLATASGYSFTPEVMQPLFVAGVESMQKRCKEVLSLFGIQGTLAAKECARQLVEVADEARAALPSVAQCRADKPERRSCE from the coding sequence ATGCGTCGTCACCTCACGCCCCTGCTGATGTTCCTCGCCGCCACGGCGAGCGGTTGCAGCTTCCTGCGCACGGACGTCCTCCTGGACACGCTCAACGCCCCGGACTCGCCGGAGCCGAAGGACATGCCGGTCCGCGTGCCGGCGGTGGAGCGCGTGGCGGGGCTGACGCGCGCGCAGTTGACGGACTCCTATCTGGACCCCGCGCGAGCGGGCGCGTGGATGGAGGCGCTGGGCGCGTCTCCAGAGGCCGTGCTGGACATGTCGGCGTGCCTGGTCCAGCACGCGGGCAACGACACGGCGTCCTGCTATGAGAACGATGGGCGCACGGGCTACGTCGACCGGACGGTGAAGGCGCCCGTGTGGGGCGTGGCGATGCCGGCGCAATCCCTCTCCACGGCGACGCCGGCCGAGGAGGAGGTGGACGCGGAGCGCTTCCTCGCGAACGCGATGGGGATTGGACCGTCGCTCGCGGCGTTGCAGCAGTCGCTGGAGGTGCCGCTGACGCGCGAGGTACTCGCGCAGGGCATCCAGCGGGGCGCGGCGTCCGCGGCGGCGTACGTGCGGGCGCGCTCGTGGCGCCGCGACCTTCAGCGGCCCAGCAACGCGGTGGTGCTGAGCGGCGGCGGAGCCAACGGCGCGTTCAGCGCGGGGGCCATGTGGCGGCTGTTGGGCATCCTGGAGCAGTGCCGGGGCAAGCCCGCGCCGGAGGGGTGCGGCGACGCGCGGATCGACCTGGCGGCGGGGACGAGCACGGGCGCGCTCATCAGCACGCTGGTGGACCTGTTCCACACGCCGGGCCAGGAGGCGAACGCGCGGCGGCTCCTCCTGGGCAACTACACGTGCACGGTGGAGTCGGACCTGTACTGCGTGAACTCCACGTGGCTGTGGAACCTGGCGGAGGAGACGCGGGGGCTGGTGAAGTTCGACGGCGTCTACGCGAAGCTGGATCAGTTCATCCAGCCAGAGATGTTGCACAACGGCACGGAGCTGGTGTCGGTGTCGGTGGACTTCCAGACGGGCGACGTGTTCAGCGTGAGCGACCAGGACCCGGCGGACTTCAGGCCGGGCGCGTCGGACAAGATTCGCAAGGGCGGGATGGTGCACGCCATCGTGGCGTCCATCGCGGAGCCGGTGCTGTCGAACCCGGCGGGCAGGCTGCCGTCGGCGCAGGGTGACCGCACGGGGACGTACTACGACGGCGGCGTGCGCTCCGGGCTCCCGCTGCTCCAGGCGGTCCAGCGTGGCGCGGAGCGCGTGCTGGTGATTTCGACGGGAGGGATGAACCCGTCCCCGGCCATGGATCCCAAGAACGCGATGAGCGTGCTGATGCGCACCATCGACCTGTTCGTGGCGCAGCCGCGCGTGGCCGAAGTGCAGCAGGCGGAGTTGCTCGCGGTGACGCGCCGGCTGGGCGAGTACAACGTCTGCACGCTGCGCGGCGCGACGGAGGACTTCTGCCGCCGCAAGGGCGGAGGCTTCCAGCCCCAGCTGGCGGGGCCGGGGGCGGGGCAGTCGGTGTGGATGGGCTCGGCGCGCTTCGACCAGGTGGCGAGCAGCTGGCGCAGCACGTGGATGTTCAAGCCGGAGACGGGGCTGGCGACGGCGAGCGGCTACTCGTTCACGCCGGAGGTGATGCAGCCGCTCTTCGTGGCGGGCGTGGAGTCCATGCAGAAGCGCTGCAAGGAGGTGCTGTCCCTGTTCGGCATCCAGGGCACGCTGGCGGCGAAGGAGTGCGCGCGCCAGCTGGTGGAGGTCGCGGACGAGGCGCGCGCGGCGCTCCCGTCCGTGGCGCAGTGCCGCGCGGACAAGCCGGAGCGCCGCTCGTGTGAGTGA
- a CDS encoding organic hydroperoxide resistance protein, which yields MAPVQISPLYSTTAITHGGRNGKLLLDNSPLNNLELAMPKQLGGSGKETATNPEQLFAAGFSSCFESALRLVAGKAGKKLDEKAGVKATVTIGKTPEGGFGLAVELTGILPGIPREEAQQLMEAAHQVCPYSNATRGNIEVKVSVAE from the coding sequence ATGGCCCCGGTCCAGATCTCCCCGCTCTACTCCACCACCGCCATCACCCACGGCGGCCGCAACGGCAAGCTCCTGCTGGACAACAGCCCGCTGAACAACCTGGAGCTGGCCATGCCGAAGCAGCTGGGCGGCTCCGGCAAGGAGACGGCCACCAACCCCGAGCAGCTCTTCGCCGCGGGCTTCTCCTCCTGCTTCGAGAGCGCGCTGCGCCTGGTCGCGGGCAAGGCCGGCAAGAAGCTGGATGAGAAGGCGGGCGTGAAGGCCACCGTCACCATCGGCAAGACGCCCGAGGGCGGCTTCGGCCTGGCGGTGGAGCTCACGGGCATCCTCCCGGGCATCCCCCGCGAGGAGGCGCAGCAGCTCATGGAGGCGGCCCACCAGGTGTGCCCGTACTCCAACGCCACGCGCGGCAACATCGAGGTGAAGGTCTCCGTCGCGGAGTAG
- a CDS encoding M1 family aminopeptidase, with the protein MRCCHRHAPAAAGSSDPHPFSLPGATEHYAAPRPVRAEHVRIELDLDFAQRALAGTCTTRVSAVRTVSTVTFDAVDLDVTEARVDGRSVAFSNSGAHVRVELPRALEAGQACDIALTYRARPRRGLYFWGPDAGYPDRPLQAWTQGQDIDARCWFPCLDTPAQKATSEVIATFPANMTSLSNGVLVSDVTTGERRTQHHRMAQPHAPYLVTLVVGEFDEATDTAGTTPLRYLFPKGRREDALRCVARTPQMIAAYESITGEPYPWSGYAQVFVTEFILGGMEHTTATTLVDTVLHDARAHLDYNAEPLISHELAHQWFGDLLTCRDWPHGWLNEGFATYFEVLWKERGDNRDEADHHRALDLEAYLSETRERYARPIVARKFQAPMDLFDRHLYEKGGLVLHELRRRVGEDLFVRALRHYVASHRHGVVETVDLARAFEEATGHNLDPVFDQYVFSPGHPELKVEVRYEADDARLRITVRQTQRTDSGTPVFRLPLEVAVTVNGEDTRHRLELTDAEHRFHLPCPAAPTQVRVDPRRDVLGTLDVDKAVGLWREELANAPEARARTEAAHALGKDGGLRSVEALGRALKDAKLFWATRAACAKALGRIRTPEARALLLDAVATEHPRVRRAVVAALGEFRHDVEAAGSLRALLEAGDASYFVEAEAARALGRVRAPDALPLLEAATARPSFQDVIGAGAMDGLAETQDPAAFPMAVARTAYGQPAFLRRTAVSTVAKLAEVANRKREAVDLFAQLLRDPQFRVQLAVCDAASTLGDRRLLPALEGTTFSDPRTRRYAREAVRALREGAPQAREVASLREELDALKQETRTLREKLETLTLNAQPAAPKRKPVRKQAAKRGRTQPKRRR; encoded by the coding sequence ATGCGCTGCTGCCACCGCCACGCCCCTGCCGCCGCCGGGTCCTCCGACCCGCATCCGTTCAGCCTCCCCGGCGCCACCGAGCACTACGCCGCGCCCCGCCCCGTGCGCGCCGAGCACGTGCGCATCGAGCTGGACCTGGACTTCGCCCAGCGCGCCCTGGCCGGCACCTGCACCACCCGCGTGTCCGCCGTCCGCACCGTGTCCACCGTCACCTTCGACGCCGTGGACCTGGACGTCACCGAGGCCCGCGTCGACGGCCGCTCCGTCGCCTTCTCCAACTCCGGCGCGCACGTGCGCGTGGAGCTGCCTCGCGCGCTCGAAGCCGGACAGGCGTGCGACATCGCGCTCACCTACCGCGCCCGCCCCCGCCGCGGCCTCTACTTCTGGGGCCCCGACGCGGGCTACCCCGACCGTCCGCTCCAGGCGTGGACTCAAGGGCAGGACATCGACGCGCGCTGCTGGTTCCCCTGCCTGGACACGCCCGCGCAGAAGGCCACGTCGGAGGTCATCGCCACCTTCCCGGCGAACATGACGTCGCTGTCCAATGGCGTGCTCGTCAGCGACGTCACCACCGGCGAGCGGCGCACCCAGCACCACCGCATGGCGCAGCCGCACGCGCCCTACCTCGTCACGCTGGTGGTGGGAGAGTTCGACGAGGCCACCGACACCGCCGGCACCACACCGCTGCGCTACCTGTTCCCCAAGGGCCGCCGCGAGGACGCGCTCCGGTGCGTGGCGCGCACGCCCCAGATGATCGCCGCGTACGAGTCCATCACCGGTGAGCCCTACCCGTGGAGCGGCTACGCGCAGGTGTTCGTCACGGAGTTCATCCTGGGCGGCATGGAGCACACGACGGCCACCACGCTGGTGGACACCGTGCTGCACGATGCGCGGGCGCACCTGGACTACAACGCCGAGCCGCTCATCTCCCACGAGCTGGCGCACCAGTGGTTCGGCGACCTGCTCACCTGCCGCGACTGGCCCCACGGCTGGCTCAACGAGGGCTTCGCCACCTACTTCGAGGTGCTCTGGAAGGAGCGCGGCGACAACCGGGACGAGGCCGACCATCACCGGGCGCTCGACCTGGAGGCCTACCTCTCCGAGACGCGCGAGCGCTATGCGCGCCCCATCGTCGCCCGGAAGTTCCAGGCGCCCATGGACCTGTTCGACCGCCACCTCTACGAGAAGGGCGGGCTGGTGCTCCACGAACTGCGCCGCCGCGTGGGGGAGGACCTCTTCGTGCGCGCCCTGCGCCACTACGTCGCGTCCCACCGCCACGGCGTGGTGGAGACGGTGGACCTGGCGCGCGCCTTTGAAGAAGCCACCGGCCACAACCTGGATCCGGTCTTCGACCAGTACGTCTTCTCCCCCGGCCACCCGGAGCTGAAGGTGGAGGTCCGCTACGAGGCGGACGACGCGCGCCTGCGCATCACCGTGCGCCAGACGCAGCGCACGGATTCGGGCACGCCTGTCTTCCGGCTGCCGCTGGAGGTGGCTGTCACGGTGAACGGCGAGGACACGCGCCACCGGCTGGAGCTCACGGACGCGGAGCACCGCTTCCACCTGCCCTGCCCCGCCGCGCCCACGCAGGTGCGCGTGGATCCTCGCCGCGACGTGCTGGGCACGCTGGACGTGGACAAGGCCGTGGGGCTGTGGCGCGAGGAGCTGGCGAACGCCCCGGAGGCCCGCGCGCGCACGGAGGCCGCGCACGCGCTGGGCAAGGACGGGGGCCTGCGGTCGGTGGAGGCGCTGGGCCGCGCGCTGAAGGACGCGAAGCTGTTCTGGGCGACCCGCGCCGCGTGCGCGAAGGCGCTGGGCCGCATCCGCACGCCGGAGGCGCGCGCGCTGCTCCTGGATGCGGTCGCCACCGAGCACCCGCGCGTGCGCCGCGCCGTCGTCGCCGCGCTGGGTGAGTTCCGCCACGACGTGGAGGCGGCCGGGAGCCTGCGTGCGCTGTTGGAGGCTGGAGACGCCAGCTACTTCGTGGAGGCGGAGGCGGCCCGGGCCCTGGGCCGCGTACGCGCGCCGGATGCGCTGCCCCTGCTGGAGGCCGCCACCGCGAGGCCGTCGTTCCAGGACGTCATCGGCGCGGGCGCGATGGACGGGCTCGCGGAGACGCAGGACCCCGCCGCGTTTCCGATGGCCGTGGCACGAACGGCGTACGGCCAGCCCGCGTTCCTGCGCCGCACGGCCGTGAGCACGGTGGCGAAGCTGGCGGAGGTGGCGAACCGCAAGCGCGAAGCGGTGGACCTGTTCGCGCAGCTCTTGCGCGACCCGCAGTTCCGCGTGCAGCTAGCGGTCTGCGACGCGGCCTCCACGCTGGGCGACCGTCGCCTGTTGCCCGCGCTGGAGGGCACGACCTTCAGCGACCCACGCACCCGCCGCTATGCCCGCGAGGCCGTGCGCGCCCTGCGCGAGGGCGCACCCCAGGCCCGTGAGGTCGCGTCGCTGCGCGAGGAACTGGACGCGCTCAAGCAGGAGACGCGCACCCTGCGCGAGAAGCTGGAGACGCTCACGCTGAACGCGCAGCCCGCCGCCCCCAAGCGGAAGCCCGTGCGCAAGCAAGCGGCGAAGAGAGGCCGCACGCAGCCCAAGCGTCGGCGCTAA
- a CDS encoding HipA family kinase, whose translation MLRTVTATRYVTPLREGGSLPAIVEANDAGLYVVKFRGAGQGAKALIAELLAGELARVLGLRVPELVFVELDVSLGRNEPDSEIRELLKSSAGLNLALDYLPRSVTFDPLAVPVPEAQVASAIVAFDAFVTNVDRTPKNPNLLVWHRNLWLIDHGAAMYFHHSWDGWEERSQTRFAPIKDHVLLPWAHGLAEAGDLLQARVTREVVERIVGSIPEAWLGQEPAFASTAEHRAAYVTWLMRRLEAAPAFIEEATRAHAQLV comes from the coding sequence ATGCTCAGGACGGTCACCGCCACGCGCTACGTGACGCCCTTGCGCGAGGGGGGCTCGCTGCCCGCCATCGTGGAGGCGAACGACGCGGGGCTCTATGTCGTGAAGTTCCGTGGGGCGGGCCAGGGGGCCAAGGCGCTCATCGCGGAGTTGCTGGCGGGGGAGCTGGCGCGGGTCTTGGGCCTGCGCGTTCCGGAGCTGGTGTTCGTGGAGCTGGACGTGTCGTTGGGGCGCAACGAGCCGGACAGTGAAATCCGCGAGCTGCTCAAGTCGAGCGCGGGGTTGAACCTGGCGCTGGACTACCTGCCGCGCTCGGTGACGTTCGACCCGCTGGCGGTGCCGGTGCCGGAGGCGCAGGTGGCGTCCGCCATCGTGGCGTTCGACGCGTTCGTGACGAACGTGGACCGCACGCCGAAGAACCCCAACCTGCTGGTGTGGCACCGCAACCTCTGGCTCATCGACCACGGGGCGGCGATGTACTTCCACCACTCGTGGGACGGCTGGGAGGAGCGCAGCCAGACGCGCTTCGCGCCCATCAAGGACCACGTGCTGCTGCCCTGGGCGCACGGGCTGGCGGAGGCCGGGGACCTGCTCCAGGCGCGGGTGACGCGGGAGGTGGTGGAGCGCATCGTGGGGTCCATTCCGGAGGCGTGGCTGGGCCAGGAGCCCGCGTTCGCGTCCACGGCGGAGCACCGCGCGGCGTACGTGACGTGGCTGATGCGCAGGCTGGAAGCGGCGCCGGCGTTCATCGAGGAGGCGACGCGTGCCCACGCCCAGCTCGTTTGA
- a CDS encoding bestrophin family protein gives MIEYDPHRWWSYFHYLRGSMVKEIVGRVLMCVVWAAAVVGFHQHVRNVGVPPTVHTLAGISLSLLLVFRTNASYDRFWEGRKLWGGIVNETRNLVRASEPFLGRTALYTALIRWTAAFPFATAAWLRGQQRHVGPHTETLPSGEVTDVLKAQHVPLGVARRMTAVLDEGRRQGLYPEYVQMQLDQNVQLLIDYLGGCERIHRTPMPFAYMVHLRRALILYCFTLPFALVDTFGWVTVVATFVVAYVFFGIEEIGVEIEDPFGTDDNDLPLDTICQNIQNNLLALLPAPAASARDDSAA, from the coding sequence ATGATTGAGTATGACCCGCATCGCTGGTGGAGCTACTTCCACTACCTGCGCGGTTCGATGGTGAAGGAGATCGTCGGCCGAGTCTTGATGTGCGTTGTCTGGGCCGCGGCCGTGGTGGGCTTCCACCAGCACGTGCGCAACGTGGGCGTTCCCCCCACGGTGCACACGCTGGCCGGCATCTCGCTGAGCCTCCTGCTCGTGTTCCGCACCAACGCCTCCTATGACCGCTTCTGGGAGGGCCGCAAGCTGTGGGGCGGCATCGTCAACGAGACGCGCAACCTGGTGCGCGCCTCGGAGCCCTTCCTGGGCAGGACGGCGCTCTACACCGCGCTCATCCGCTGGACGGCCGCGTTCCCCTTCGCCACCGCCGCGTGGCTGCGCGGCCAGCAGCGGCACGTGGGGCCCCACACGGAGACCCTGCCCTCCGGGGAGGTGACAGACGTGCTCAAGGCCCAGCACGTGCCCCTCGGCGTGGCCCGCCGGATGACGGCCGTGCTGGACGAGGGCCGCCGCCAGGGGCTCTATCCCGAGTACGTGCAGATGCAGCTGGACCAGAACGTCCAACTGCTCATCGACTACCTGGGAGGTTGTGAGCGCATCCACCGCACGCCCATGCCCTTCGCGTACATGGTGCACCTGCGCCGCGCGCTCATCCTCTACTGCTTCACCCTGCCCTTCGCGCTGGTGGACACCTTTGGCTGGGTGACAGTCGTGGCCACGTTCGTCGTCGCGTATGTCTTCTTTGGCATCGAGGAGATTGGCGTCGAGATCGAAGACCCCTTCGGCACGGACGACAACGACCTGCCGCTCGACACCATCTGCCAGAACATCCAGAACAACCTGCTGGCGCTGCTGCCAGCCCCCGCCGCGAGCGCCCGCGACGACTCCGCCGCCTGA
- a CDS encoding MarR family winged helix-turn-helix transcriptional regulator, with protein MSTDDFLRLDLQLCFPLYAASRAMVQAYTPLLAKLGLTYPQYLVMLVLWETDGVSVKELGEKLYLDSGTLTPLLKRLETLGFVRRERSTEDARSVTVSLTAQGKGLRRKAASIPEAIVCRTGLTLEELSRLRRDIQRLFEKVSSRSA; from the coding sequence ATGTCGACGGATGACTTCCTCCGGCTGGACCTGCAGCTGTGCTTCCCGCTCTACGCGGCGTCGCGCGCGATGGTGCAGGCCTACACGCCGCTCCTGGCGAAGCTGGGGCTCACCTATCCGCAGTACCTGGTGATGCTGGTGCTCTGGGAGACGGACGGGGTGTCGGTGAAGGAGCTGGGGGAGAAGCTGTACCTGGACTCGGGGACGCTCACGCCGCTGCTCAAGCGGTTGGAGACGCTGGGCTTCGTGCGCCGCGAGCGCTCCACGGAGGACGCGCGGTCGGTGACGGTGTCGCTCACCGCGCAGGGAAAGGGGCTGCGCCGCAAGGCCGCGTCCATCCCGGAGGCCATTGTCTGCCGCACCGGTTTGACGCTGGAGGAGCTGTCGCGGCTGCGCCGGGACATCCAGCGGCTGTTCGAAAAGGTTTCCTCACGCAGCGCTTGA
- a CDS encoding endonuclease/exonuclease/phosphatase family protein has translation MEPSALRIVTYNVRYFGHMLRGLASTVGPKRRVAAALATLDPLPDIVCLQEVETSSLRSNIVHRPTRPGETQLEAFMERVEETFALQGRDMPYEAFYFRAHHYKVGELSLYTTGLAMLVNTRTLQVDKHNVQAPEHITHHHVQGLKERKQSRICAHMRVIRRADQRAFHVFNTHLSLPTPFAREFWATRDKMGCGVNQLHEAKKLAGFIGLHAKEEPFVVCGDFNSPPSSPVFRYLTGDAHLTCAQAAVGQINPALSRAFPTAGFMHMRMHLDHLFSGGGVSWVDTEETRPFGDLTSRFHGLSDHVPLIARFRLAAPAPALVT, from the coding sequence ATGGAGCCGTCAGCGCTGCGCATCGTCACGTACAACGTCCGCTACTTCGGCCACATGCTGAGGGGGCTCGCGAGCACCGTGGGCCCCAAGCGCCGGGTGGCCGCCGCATTGGCCACCCTGGACCCGCTGCCGGACATCGTCTGTCTCCAGGAGGTGGAGACCTCCTCGCTGCGCAGCAACATCGTGCACCGGCCCACGCGCCCGGGTGAGACGCAGCTGGAAGCCTTCATGGAGCGCGTGGAGGAGACGTTCGCCCTCCAGGGGAGGGACATGCCCTACGAGGCGTTCTACTTCCGCGCGCACCACTACAAGGTGGGGGAGCTGTCGCTGTACACGACGGGGCTGGCGATGCTCGTCAACACGCGCACGCTCCAGGTGGACAAGCACAACGTGCAGGCCCCGGAGCACATCACGCACCACCACGTGCAGGGCCTGAAGGAGCGCAAGCAGAGCCGCATCTGCGCGCACATGCGCGTCATCCGCCGCGCGGACCAGCGCGCGTTCCACGTCTTCAACACGCACCTGAGCCTGCCCACGCCGTTCGCCCGCGAGTTCTGGGCCACGCGCGACAAGATGGGCTGCGGCGTCAACCAGCTCCACGAGGCGAAGAAGCTCGCGGGCTTCATCGGGCTGCACGCGAAGGAGGAGCCGTTCGTGGTGTGCGGGGACTTCAACTCGCCGCCGTCGTCGCCGGTGTTCCGCTACCTCACGGGGGATGCGCACCTGACGTGCGCGCAGGCGGCGGTGGGGCAGATCAACCCGGCCCTGTCCCGCGCCTTCCCCACCGCGGGCTTCATGCACATGCGCATGCACCTGGACCACCTGTTCTCCGGTGGCGGCGTGAGCTGGGTGGACACGGAGGAGACGCGGCCCTTCGGAGATTTGACCAGCCGCTTCCACGGCCTGTCCGACCACGTGCCGCTCATCGCGCGCTTCCGGCTGGCCGCACCGGCGCCCGCGCTGGTGACCTGA
- a CDS encoding J domain-containing protein: protein MQAVLYFSDKQVREKLFSFVDAAQGLLLVAGVRHGAAVTRPPQAREPFAALEDLFGHVLSQVIVADEGTTEGMWRDPLGDLGDRLYPDDKKRAYAAATGYVLLEGGKPRAVVRKHASPAEDLWFLQEALSRLSHGIPAPDPEKRPGHRRPEPAPRAPPRYGPVSDSGAPEEPADPWRRSSARDGGRQGASRTRDDTSSRGGTGGRQGSGRARAWQADEATPPRGSRAVAAEPETKDPWTVLGIERGTPKDEARKAFRALIAQYHPDKVAHLAPEFHALAERKTREILDAWEALERDAD, encoded by the coding sequence GTGCAGGCCGTTCTCTACTTCTCCGACAAGCAGGTCCGCGAGAAGCTCTTCTCGTTCGTGGACGCGGCGCAGGGGCTGCTGCTGGTGGCGGGGGTGCGTCACGGCGCGGCCGTGACGCGTCCACCGCAGGCGCGCGAGCCCTTCGCGGCGCTGGAGGACCTGTTCGGACACGTGCTGTCGCAGGTCATCGTGGCGGACGAGGGCACCACGGAAGGCATGTGGAGGGATCCGCTGGGGGACCTGGGCGACCGGCTCTACCCGGACGACAAGAAGCGCGCCTACGCGGCGGCCACGGGCTACGTGCTGCTGGAGGGCGGCAAGCCGCGCGCGGTGGTGCGCAAGCACGCCAGCCCCGCGGAAGACCTGTGGTTCCTCCAGGAGGCGCTGAGCCGCCTGTCGCACGGCATCCCCGCGCCCGACCCGGAGAAACGCCCCGGCCACCGCCGCCCGGAGCCCGCGCCCCGAGCGCCGCCGCGCTACGGGCCCGTGAGCGACAGCGGAGCGCCGGAAGAACCCGCCGACCCCTGGCGCCGCTCCAGCGCCCGCGACGGAGGCCGGCAGGGAGCCTCCAGGACCCGCGACGACACGTCCTCGCGGGGAGGCACTGGAGGACGCCAGGGTTCCGGCAGGGCCCGCGCGTGGCAGGCCGACGAAGCCACGCCCCCGCGTGGCAGCCGCGCCGTCGCGGCCGAGCCCGAGACGAAGGACCCGTGGACGGTGCTGGGCATCGAGCGGGGCACTCCCAAGGACGAGGCTCGCAAGGCGTTCCGCGCGCTCATCGCGCAGTACCACCCGGACAAGGTGGCCCACCTGGCGCCGGAGTTCCACGCGCTCGCGGAGCGCAAGACGCGCGAAATCCTGGACGCGTGGGAGGCGCTGGAGCGCGACGCGGATTAG
- a CDS encoding DUF3037 domain-containing protein — protein sequence MPTPSSFDYAIIRLVPRVEREEFINVGVVLFCVQHRYLGARVELDVARLKALSPDADVELLAGHLESFRRVCVGGKDAGPIGRLPQKERWHWLVAPRSTMLQTGPVHAGLCDDPDRALEHLLDTMVRVKPAQ from the coding sequence GTGCCCACGCCCAGCTCGTTTGATTACGCCATCATCCGGCTGGTGCCGCGCGTGGAGCGCGAGGAGTTCATCAACGTGGGCGTCGTTCTCTTCTGCGTGCAGCACCGCTACCTGGGCGCGCGCGTGGAATTGGACGTGGCGCGGCTGAAGGCGCTGTCGCCGGACGCGGACGTGGAGCTGCTCGCGGGCCACCTGGAGAGCTTCCGCCGCGTGTGCGTGGGCGGGAAGGATGCGGGCCCCATTGGGCGGCTGCCGCAGAAGGAGCGCTGGCACTGGCTGGTGGCCCCGCGGAGCACGATGCTCCAGACGGGCCCGGTGCACGCGGGCCTGTGTGACGACCCGGACCGCGCGCTGGAGCACCTGCTGGACACGATGGTGCGGGTAAAGCCCGCCCAGTGA
- a CDS encoding DUF488 domain-containing protein, with protein sequence MDAHHDAWEPLLEAARQGRVTLLFGARDTEHNNAVVLKDYLEARLKRPARTKPRRTVH encoded by the coding sequence CTGGACGCGCACCACGACGCATGGGAGCCGCTGCTGGAGGCCGCGCGCCAGGGCCGCGTCACCCTGCTCTTCGGTGCCCGCGACACCGAGCACAACAACGCCGTGGTGTTGAAGGACTACCTGGAGGCCCGGCTGAAGCGCCCCGCGCGAACGAAGCCGCGCCGCACGGTGCACTAA